A window from Primulina eburnea isolate SZY01 chromosome 2, ASM2296580v1, whole genome shotgun sequence encodes these proteins:
- the LOC140822217 gene encoding light-induced protein, chloroplastic-like, producing MASIPSTNHFPCKTLQKSHQNSQFILMTATFLANRVNLPSLSVNKSTKVKQDLSLRAVVSDDEWGPEREPLAPGVAVLKEASSKEPAEIEVLKKQLVDSFYGTNRGLSASSETRAEIVELITQLESKNPTPAPTEALNKLNGKWILAYTSYRGLFPLLSTGVPLSLAKVEEISQTIDSVNFTVQNSVIFSGPLATTSITTNAKFEVRSPKRVQIKFEEGIIGTPQLTDSIELPENVEFLGQKIDLSPFRGLITSVQDTASSVARTISSRPPLKFPIPRTNGESWLLTTYLDSELRISRGDGGDIFVLVKEGSPLLST from the exons ATGGCGTCGATTCCTTCAACCAACCATTTCCCGTGTAAAACACTGCAGAAATCCCACCAGAACTCGCAGTTTATCCTCATGACCGCTACCTTTCTTGCTAATCGCGTGAATTTGCCGTCGCTTTCGGTGAACAAGTCGACCAAGGTGAAGCAGGATTTAAGCTTACGGGCTGTGGTGAGCGATGATGAGTGGGGACCGGAAAGGGAACCGTTGGCGCCAGGAGTGGCGGTGTTGAAGGAGGCTTCTTCGAAGGAACCGGCTGAGATTGAGGTGTTGAAGAAACAATTGGTGGACTCTTTCTACGGAACGAACAGGGGACTGAGTGCGAGTAGTGAAACAAGGGCCGAGATTGTCGAGCTCATCACGCAGCTCGAGTCCAAAAATCCGACCCCCGCACCCACCGAAGCATTGAATAAGCTCAACGGGAAGTGGATCCTTGC GTACACCTCATACCGAGGCTTGTTTCCTTTGTTATCGACGGGTGTGCCGCTATCCTTGGCGAAGGTTGAAGAGATATCACAAACCATCGACTCGGTTAATTTCACGGTCCAGAATTCAGTTATCTTTTCCGGTCCATTGGCAACCACTTCAATCACCACCAACGCCAAGTTCGAAGTTCGAAGTCCTAAGCGTGTGCAG ATTAAGTTTGAAGAAGGCATTATTGGCACGCCACAGCTGACCGATTCAATCGAATTGCCCGAAAACGTGGAATTTTTGGGACAAAAGATCGATCTTTCGCCCTTCAGAGGATTGATTACATCTGTGCAGGACACTGCTTCCTCTGTTGCCAGGACGATTTCTAGCCGACCACCGCTCAAGTTTCCCATCCCACGTACCAATGGCGAGTCATGGCTGTTAACAACATATCTTGATTCCGAGCTTCGAATTTCAAGAGGAGATGGAGGTGATATATTCGTGCTCGTCAAGGAAGGCTCTCCTCTGTTGTCAACTTAA